One window from the genome of Enterobacteriaceae bacterium Kacie_13 encodes:
- a CDS encoding DUF883 family protein — translation MSSQDYDKDLNKDANRLADKVENKANEFAGEAQKQFGNFVDSPKHQIEGAARKFSGQASEALSGVADKVKENPLSGLIAAGAIGVVLGLLLGRK, via the coding sequence ATGTCATCACAAGATTACGATAAAGACCTGAACAAAGACGCAAACCGTCTGGCCGATAAAGTAGAAAACAAAGCCAATGAATTTGCCGGTGAAGCGCAGAAACAGTTTGGCAATTTTGTTGACTCACCTAAGCACCAGATTGAAGGTGCCGCCCGTAAGTTCTCCGGACAGGCAAGCGAAGCCCTCTCGGGCGTGGCTGACAAGGTGAAAGAAAATCCTCTGTCCGGCCTTATCGCTGCAGGTGCCATTGGTGTTGTGCTGGGCTTGTTGCTTGGCCGTAAGTAA
- a CDS encoding YcgN family cysteine cluster protein translates to MTEPAFWQEKTLPEMTNEEWEALCDGCGQCCLHKLIDEDTEEIYFTNVACNQLNIKSCQCRNYERRFTLEEDCIKLTRENLTTFDWLPPTCAYRLIGEGKPLFPWHPLLNKASKSAMHTAQISVRYIAVREDDVEDWQDHILNKPSWAK, encoded by the coding sequence ATGACTGAACCCGCTTTTTGGCAGGAAAAGACGCTGCCTGAAATGACCAATGAAGAATGGGAAGCATTGTGCGACGGTTGCGGACAATGTTGCCTGCACAAACTGATTGATGAAGATACCGAAGAAATCTACTTCACCAACGTTGCCTGCAACCAACTGAACATCAAATCCTGTCAGTGCCGTAACTACGAGCGTCGTTTCACGCTCGAAGAGGACTGCATCAAACTGACCCGCGAAAACCTGACCACTTTTGACTGGCTGCCGCCGACCTGCGCCTATCGTCTGATTGGCGAAGGTAAACCGCTGTTCCCATGGCATCCGCTGCTGAATAAGGCCTCTAAATCTGCGATGCATACCGCGCAGATCTCCGTGCGTTATATCGCTGTACGCGAAGATGATGTGGAAGACTGGCAGGATCACATTTTGAATAAGCCAAGCTGGGCGAAATAA
- a CDS encoding fumarylacetoacetate hydrolase family protein gives MYQHRDWQGALLDFPVNKVVCVGNNYADHIKEMGSQVSADPVIFIKPETALCDIRQPIALPTGLGSVHHEVELAVLIGTPLKQATEDRVANAIAGYGLALDLTLRDLQTQFKAAGQPWEKAKGFDGSCPISGFIPVSEFGDAQQTELRLLINGEIRQEGNTRDMLTPILPLIAYMSRYFTLRAGDIILTGTPQGVGPLKAGDEILATLNGKQVTTRVI, from the coding sequence GGGCGCTTTACTGGATTTTCCGGTGAACAAAGTAGTGTGCGTGGGCAATAACTACGCTGATCATATTAAAGAGATGGGCAGTCAGGTCTCTGCGGATCCGGTGATTTTTATTAAACCAGAAACCGCACTGTGCGATATCCGTCAGCCCATCGCGCTGCCAACGGGTCTCGGGTCGGTACATCATGAAGTGGAACTGGCGGTGCTTATCGGCACGCCATTAAAGCAGGCGACAGAAGATCGCGTCGCCAATGCTATAGCCGGATACGGTCTGGCGCTGGATCTGACACTGCGCGATTTGCAGACCCAGTTCAAGGCTGCAGGTCAGCCGTGGGAAAAGGCCAAAGGTTTCGATGGTTCGTGTCCGATCAGTGGTTTTATTCCGGTAAGCGAATTTGGTGATGCGCAGCAGACGGAGCTGCGCTTACTGATCAACGGCGAAATCCGTCAGGAAGGAAATACCCGCGACATGCTGACGCCAATTTTGCCGCTGATCGCATACATGAGTCGCTATTTCACGTTGCGCGCCGGTGACATTATTCTGACCGGCACACCGCAAGGCGTCGGCCCGCTAAAGGCAGGAGATGAAATCTTAGCTACACTTAATGGCAAGCAAGTCACCACTCGGGTGATCTGA